A stretch of the Macaca mulatta isolate MMU2019108-1 chromosome 14, T2T-MMU8v2.0, whole genome shotgun sequence genome encodes the following:
- the OR52B6 gene encoding olfactory receptor 52B6, which produces MAQVRTLHKIMALFSVNSIAAVNNSDTRIAGCFLTGIPGLEHLHIWLSIPCCIMYIAALAGNGILICVILSQAILYEPMYIFLSLLASADVLLSTTTMPKALANLWLGYSHVSFDGCLTQMFFIHFLFVADSVVLAAMAFDRYVAICSPLRYVTILTSKVIGKIAAAILSCRFIVIFPSIFLLKRLHYCRINIIAHTFCEHMGIAHLSCSDISINVWYGLAAALLSTGLDIILITVSYIHILQAVFHLPSQDARSKALSTCGSHVCVILLFYVPALFSVFAYRFGGRSIPRYVHILLANLYVVIPPMLNPIIYGVRTKQILEGAKQMFSNLAKGSK; this is translated from the coding sequence ATGGCACAGGTGAGGACTCTGCATAAAATCATGGCCCTTTTTTCTGTTAACAGCATAGCTGCTGTGAACAACTCTGACACTCGCATAGCAGGCTGCTTCCTTACTGGCATCCCTGGGCTGGAGCACCTACACATCTGGCTATCCATCCCCTGCTGCATCATGTACATTGCCGCCCTGGCAGGCAATGGCATCCTAATTTGTGTCATCCTCTCCCAGGCAATCCTGTATGAGCCCATGTACATATTCTTATCCCTGCTGGCTAGTGCTGATGTTTTGCTCTctaccaccaccatgcctaaggCCCTGGCCAATTTGTGGCTAGGTTATAGCCACGTTTCCTTTGATGGCTGCCTCACTCAGATGTTCTTCATTCACTTCCTCTTTGTGGCTGACTCTGTTGTCCTGGCGGCCATGGCCTTTGATCGCTACGTGGCCATCTGCTCCCCGCTGAGATATGTCACGATCCTCACAAGCAAGGTCATTGGGAAGATTGCCGCTGCCATCCTGAGCTGCAGGTTCATCGTTATATTTCCATCCATCTTTCTCCTCAAGCGCCTGCACTATTGCCGGATCAACATCATTGCACACACATTTTGTGAGCACATGGGCATTGCCCACCTCTCCTGTTCTGATATCTCCATCAATGTCTGGTATGGGTTGGCAGCTGCTCTTCTCTCCACAGGCCTGGACATCATCCTTATTACTGTTTCCTACATCCACATCCTCCAAGCAGTCTTCCACCTCCCTTCTCAAGATGCCCGCTCCAAGGCCCTGAGTACCTGTGGATCCCATGTCTGTGTCATCCTACTCTTCTATGTCCCTGcccttttttctgtctttgcctATAGGTTTGGTGGGAGAAGCATCCCACGCTATGTCCATATTCTCCTGGCCAACCTCTACGTTGTCATTCCTCCTATGCTCAATCCCATTATTTATGGAGTGAGGACCAAGCAAATACTGGAAGGGGCTAAGCAGATGTTTTCAAATCTTGCCAAAGGATCTAAATAA